Below is a genomic region from Bacillus mycoides.
GGTGACGGTATTACGTACCTTTTAAATACTATTTATCAATTTGCAGGACCAGTGGCTGGTCTTATATTCGGTGGTCTATATTCAACAATCGTTCTTACTGGCTTACACCATAGCTTCCACGCTATTGAAGCTGGCTTACTTGCTAATAAAGATATCGGTGTCAATTTCTTACTCCCTATTTGGTCAATGGCTAACGTCGCCCAAGGCGGAGCTACTTTAGCAGTTTATTTCAAAACAAAAAACAAAAAAACGAAAGAAATCGCAATTCCAGCAGCAGCGTCAGCATTTTTAGGAATTACAGAACCAGCTATTTTTGGTGTCAATTTAAAACTTGGTAAACCATTTATTGCAGCTGCTATTGGTGGCGCAATTGGAGGCGCTTACGTTGTTTGGATGCAAGTCGCAGCCAATGCATACGGTTTAACAGGTATTCCAATGCTTACAATTGTTGCACCGCTTGGCATGATGAATGTGATTCATTATGTAATCGGCTTCGCTATTGCAGTTATTACTGCTTTTGTTGCCACTCTCATTTTATATAAAGAAAGTAAATAACAACGAGGTAAAAACCTATGTCGAAATATAAAACAATACTGCAATCCAATAAAGAAGAATTACATTCTTTATATACAATTGCAAATCAAGATTCATGGAAACCGATTTATCATATTCATCCGCCATATGGATTAATGAATGATCCTAACGGTGTATCATACTACAATGATGAATATCATGTTTTTTATCAGTGGTATCCATTTGGCCCGATTCACGGAATGAAACATTGGGGGCATGTAAAATCAAAAGATCTTATTAACTGGGAACGAATGCCTGTAGCCATTATCCCTACCGAAAGCTATGAGTCACATGGCGCATATTCTGGTAGCTCTATTATAAAAGATGGGCTTCTTCACTTATTGTATACAGGGAATATAAAGAAACCTAATGATTCTCGGGATGCTAAACAATGTATGGTAACGATGGATTCTCAATATACGATGACTAAGTATATTAATAATCCTGTTATTGATATGATTCCTGACGGATATACGAAGCATGTACGTGACCCCAAAGTATGGAAAAATAACGATACGTACTATATGTTACTCGGAGCACAACGTGAAAATAAAACGGGTACTCTATTATTATATAAGTCACTAGACCTATACAGTTGGAATTTCCAAGGCGAGGTTAAAACAAATTTAAAAGAGTTCGGATTTATGTGGGAGTGCCCCGACTATTTCCAATTATTTGGGAAAGATATGTTACTCTTTTCGCCACAAGGAATCGAAAAAGACGAGGGGAATTTTCAAAATGTATATAATGTCATATATGCAATCGGAAATTTCGATATTGAAAATTTATATTTCCATATTGATTCGTATTACGAAGTTGATAAAGGTTTCGACTTTTATGCCCCTCAAACTTTAGAAGATCAATCTGGACGCCGCCTTTTATTTGCTTGGGCGGGCTCAAGCGAAATAACATACCCTTCTGATGATTATATGTGGGCTCATTGTTTAACACTTCCACGAGAACTAACGTTAGAAAATAATATATTAAAACAAAAACCAGTTTCAGAACTAAAAAAACTAAGAACAACAAAAAAAGAGATTTCAGGTGACATATCAACTGGATTAAACGTACTGGCGACCCTTGGCCATGAATGCTCATATGAATTAATTGTAACTCTTAAAACAGATGATGCGAATAACTTTGGCCTTTCTCTCTTCCATAATGAAGAAGATTCTTTCCCGATTATATTTAACCGTGAAAAAGGAACTGTTTCCATAGACCGAAGCAACTTCCATCACCAATTTGGCGGAGAATATGGATATGAACGCTGTGAAAAAATTGATATTCAAGATACGATAGACCTCAGAATATTTGTAGATAATAGCATCGTAGAAATCTTCTTATATGATGGTTCCACTGTCTTTACGTCTAGAGTATTTCCGCGAAAAGACATTACACATCATATCGCAATCTTTTCAGATGCAAAACTAAACTTTACAATTACACAATATAAACTTAAAAGAGGGATTATATGAGAAATGTTTTTTGTATAGGTGAATTATTAATTGATTTCGTTTGCCGAAACTCCAATGTTTCTTTAGTAGATGGTACTGATTTCGAAAAGAAAGCTGGTGGAGCTCCCGCTAACGTTGCCGCTGCTATTACAAAATTAGGTGGACATGCTACATTTATGGGGCAAGTAGGAAATGATCCATTTGGTGATTTTCTAGAACAAACTTTACAACGTGCTCATGTTGACACTTCAATGCTCATAAAAGATAAACAAACAACGCTTGCTTTCGTATCTATCGATAAAGATGGTGAACGCGATTTTATTTTTATGCGTGGGGCTGATGGTCAATACACCTTTAATAAAATTAATTTAGCAAAAATAAAAAGTAATGATCTAATACATTTCGGTTCGGCAACTGCCTTATTATCAAGTCCATTAAAAGAAACATACTTTCAACTATTACAATATACAAAAGACAATAATCACTTTATTTCTTTTGATCCAAATTATCGAGATGCACTTATTACAGATGTAGAACAATTTTCTCAAGATTGCCTATCCTTTATAAAACACGCACATTTCGTAAAAGTAAGCCAAGAAGAAGCAACGATGCTTTCTAAAGAAACTAATCTACAACAATCAGCACTAAAATTATTAAATTACGGGGCTAAAGTTGTAGCTATCACACTTGGAAAAGACGGTACTCTTCTCGCGACAAAAGAAGCTCAAATCATTGTACCTTCTATTTCAATTAAACAAGTAGATACAACTGGTGCTGGTGATGCTTTCGTCGGAGCGATGTTGTATCAAATTTCTAAAAATGAACAAACGCTTCCTCAAAAATTCACAGATTTAGCCGAGTTTGTCTCTTTTGCAAATAAAGTAGGTGCCATAACATGTACAAACTACGGAGCAATCGCTTCACTTCCATCATTGGCAGAGGTAAAAGCATACGATTAGTCGTATGCTTTTTTACATTCCTCTCCAAACATCATGCATCATAAAAAAGTACAAAATAACGAGAAGGACCGTCCCGCATAAAGTAATGCGCCGATATACACTCTTCTCCCCTTCCCTCGCTTTAACAAATGCCCAAATAAATCCAACGAACAATATTAAATCAATATATGGAACATAAAAGGAGAAGACGAGTAACGCATATAAATACACGATAAATAAACAAGTCGTGATTAAGAAAATTTTAAATGCAAATTCACTTTTCATAATGTGACCGCCCCCCAGTCTGTACTGTATTATATTCAGCAAAACATAATAGTTGCTGTTTCAATTTTTTTATCTCACTATTTACAGGCGCGCGATTGGTATGAAATCATTAAAACCAACTAAACTTCATCACAAATAAGCTACCGCCTATACACGGTAGCTATTATGGAACATTATATTTCCTTTTATATATGTTACTTAAAATCGAATAAGGTAATTGCTCATAACGAATTTTTTCTCCCGTTACATCTACAATATACAAATTGTTTCCTATATAATAGGTTCCATCTTTTCGTTTTGAATACACTGTATATTTTTCATTTGGCAATACCGTTTTTACTTTCGTCAATTGTCCATTTGGTTCTTGCCAATATATATTTACACGATCTACTAACGTAAGCATTCCAATTTGTTCTTCTTCTACTTTACGACCATTCCAACTCACAACCCGATAACCAAGCTTATACGCTTCATATTCGGGACTCGTATGAAAACGAGAAATAATTACTTTCGTCTGTAATTGTACCCGGTCGTATAACCATTGTATGTCCCGATCGTGCATGCGAATACAACCATTCGACTCCCTGCTTCCAATCGTCCATTCCCGATTTGTTCCATGAATTGCATATTCCTTTTTATCTAGACCTAACCACCTCGTACCGAGAGGGTTATTCGGAGCACCCCCAGCTATTTTTTTACGATGGTATTCTTTATTTTTATATTTAGTTATAATACAAAAATTACCCTCAGGCGTCGGGGTCCTGTCTTTTCCTGTCGTTATCGGAAATGTCTTAGTATAGTTTCCATCTTCAAAAAAAGACAGCTGATTCGTCGTAAGGTTAACTAATATTAAATGATCTGTATTAGCAAAAACGCTAGCTGGCAGGCAGAAAAATAGGATTACGATAAACCATACTTTCTTCATCTAAATCCTCCCTAGCACTAACATCATAATAAAGTGAAACTTTACTCGTTGGGGGATTTTGTCCATCCCCACTGAGGATTAGCCTTCACCAATCGAGCATTTACGGACATTTATCTCCCACCTAACTTCCTTGTATTCACCGAATTGTTAGGTAGGAGTCTTACTGCCCGCAAATAGCGGGATAAATACAATTAACTTTACTTTGCTCTTATAAATGAAAACTATCCATTCACAATTACTCCACCATTTACATGCATCATCTGTCCCGTTACATATGCCGAATCACTAGACGCTAAATATACATATGCAGGCGCTAATTCATACGGCTGACCAGGCCTTTGCATAGGAACATTACTCCCAAACTGTGATACTTTTTTCTCATCAAAACTGGATGGAATAAGCGGTGTCCAAATTGGGCCTGGTGCAACACCATTTACACGAATTCCCTTTTGTACTAACGACTGAGATAGCGATCTTGTAAAAGCGACAATCGCTCCTTTCGTTGCAGAATAATCAATCAACGTTTCATTTCCTTCATACGCAACGATAGATGCCGTGTTTATAATTACATCCCCTTGCTTTAAATGAGAGAGGGCTGCTTTTGTAACATGAAAATAAGAAAAAATATTAATACGGAACGTTTTTTCTAGCTGTTCCGCTGTAATATACTCTAGTCCTTGCTGCGGATATTGCTGTGCGACGTTATTCACAAGAACATTTAGCCCCCCTAGCTGCTGGGCGGTCTCTTCTACAATCTCTTTACAATGTTGTTCATTACTCAAATCTCCCGGCAATAATACACAATTCACGCCTTCTTTTTCCACAAGTTGTTTCGTCTCAGTTGCATCTTCGTCCTCATCTAAATAAGCAATCGCAATATTTGCTCCCTCTTTTGCAAAAGCGATAGAAACAGCTCTTCCAATCCCGCTATCTCCTCCTGTAATTAATACATTCTTTCCTTTTAACTTTTCACTTCCTTTATAATTTGGATCTTCAAACTTTGGAAGAGGATTCATTAACGATTCAATACCAGGTTGTTTATTTTGATGTTGTGCTGGCATTGTTAAAAAGTTCTTTTGCTGCGGCATAACTTCCTTCAACTCCTTTCCCCTTATAATGCGCACAATAAAAAAAACTACTTACACATTAAAGAACCGCAATGCACACACAGTTTTACGATTAATATTCGAATTTACGACATAAAATATGAGTTGTTCTAAAGTTTTTATGCAAAACTATTGCAAAATAGTTAAAAAACGAATATTATATATAACTGTTGTGAAAATTATTCGTAAAAAGAAAGGATGTTTATATGTTTAACCTTTCAAAACATAAAACTTCTATTAAAACTGAAATTATGGCAGGTATTATTACCTTTTTAACAATGGCATATATCATTGTCGTAAACCCTGTCATCCTTGGGGATGCAGGTGTTCCGTTTGAACAAGCATTTACAGCTACAATTATCGCTGCTGTTGTCGGAACATTATTTATGGCGATCTTTACTAATTTACCAATCGCAATTGCACCAGGTATGGGATTAAATGCTTACTTCTCTTATTCTGTTGTAAAAGCCCATGAAGGCATGACTTTCGCAATTGCATTCTCTGCTGTATTCGTAGCAGGTATGATTTTAATTTTGTTATCATTCACATCTTTCCGTACGAAATTAATGGAAGTAATTCCTGAGAACTTAAAACATGCACTTACTGCTGGTATCGGTCTTTTTATTGCTTTTATCGGTTTGCGCTTAACGGGAATTGTTACAAAAAATGATGCAAACTTAGTTGGGCTTGGCGATCTTCACTCTGCTCCAGTTCTACTAGCATTAGCTGGCCTTGGAATTACAATTATCCTTATGTCTTTAAATATAAACGGGGCACTATTTATCGGAATGTTATTAACTGGTATTATCGCTTACTTCACAGGTCAATTAACATTCTCAAGCGGCGTTACATCAATGCCTGGATTACCAGAAGGAATTATCGTTTCAAATCCAATTACTGCTGTATCTGATGTAATTAACTACGGATTATACGGCGTTGTCTTCTCATTCTTCCTTGTTACACTATTTGATACAACAGGTACACTACTTGGCGTTGCACAACAAGGTGGATTTATGAAAGATGGAAAGCTTCCAAAAGCAGGACGAGCTCTTCTATCTGACTCATTCTCAGCAACAATTGGAGCTATGTTCGGAACAACACCATCAACAGCTTACATTGAATCATCTGCTGGTGTTGCAGCTGGTGGTCGTACTGGTTTAACAACTGTTACAGTAGCTGTTCTATTTGCATTAGCAGCATTCTTCGGACCGTTAGTGAGCGCTGTTTCTGGCGTTTCAGCTATTACAGCACCATCACTAATTATCGTTGGTAGTCTTATGATGGGCTCAGTTCGCCACATCGATTGGGATACATTCGATGAAGCATTCCCAGCATTTTTAGTAATCTTAAGCATGCCACTTACATCAAGTATCTCAACAGGTATTGCACTTGGATTTATTTCATACCCACTTATGAAAGTGGCAAAAGGACAATTCCGTGCTGTTCACCCACTTGTGTATTTATTCGGGATCTTGTTCGCTTATCAATTAGTTTTCTTACCACATTAAAATCC
It encodes:
- a CDS encoding glycoside hydrolase family 32 protein; the protein is MSKYKTILQSNKEELHSLYTIANQDSWKPIYHIHPPYGLMNDPNGVSYYNDEYHVFYQWYPFGPIHGMKHWGHVKSKDLINWERMPVAIIPTESYESHGAYSGSSIIKDGLLHLLYTGNIKKPNDSRDAKQCMVTMDSQYTMTKYINNPVIDMIPDGYTKHVRDPKVWKNNDTYYMLLGAQRENKTGTLLLYKSLDLYSWNFQGEVKTNLKEFGFMWECPDYFQLFGKDMLLFSPQGIEKDEGNFQNVYNVIYAIGNFDIENLYFHIDSYYEVDKGFDFYAPQTLEDQSGRRLLFAWAGSSEITYPSDDYMWAHCLTLPRELTLENNILKQKPVSELKKLRTTKKEISGDISTGLNVLATLGHECSYELIVTLKTDDANNFGLSLFHNEEDSFPIIFNREKGTVSIDRSNFHHQFGGEYGYERCEKIDIQDTIDLRIFVDNSIVEIFLYDGSTVFTSRVFPRKDITHHIAIFSDAKLNFTITQYKLKRGII
- a CDS encoding carbohydrate kinase family protein encodes the protein MRNVFCIGELLIDFVCRNSNVSLVDGTDFEKKAGGAPANVAAAITKLGGHATFMGQVGNDPFGDFLEQTLQRAHVDTSMLIKDKQTTLAFVSIDKDGERDFIFMRGADGQYTFNKINLAKIKSNDLIHFGSATALLSSPLKETYFQLLQYTKDNNHFISFDPNYRDALITDVEQFSQDCLSFIKHAHFVKVSQEEATMLSKETNLQQSALKLLNYGAKVVAITLGKDGTLLATKEAQIIVPSISIKQVDTTGAGDAFVGAMLYQISKNEQTLPQKFTDLAEFVSFANKVGAITCTNYGAIASLPSLAEVKAYD
- a CDS encoding L,D-transpeptidase, with amino-acid sequence MKKVWFIVILFFCLPASVFANTDHLILVNLTTNQLSFFEDGNYTKTFPITTGKDRTPTPEGNFCIITKYKNKEYHRKKIAGGAPNNPLGTRWLGLDKKEYAIHGTNREWTIGSRESNGCIRMHDRDIQWLYDRVQLQTKVIISRFHTSPEYEAYKLGYRVVSWNGRKVEEEQIGMLTLVDRVNIYWQEPNGQLTKVKTVLPNEKYTVYSKRKDGTYYIGNNLYIVDVTGEKIRYEQLPYSILSNIYKRKYNVP
- a CDS encoding NCS2 family permease — encoded protein: MFNLSKHKTSIKTEIMAGIITFLTMAYIIVVNPVILGDAGVPFEQAFTATIIAAVVGTLFMAIFTNLPIAIAPGMGLNAYFSYSVVKAHEGMTFAIAFSAVFVAGMILILLSFTSFRTKLMEVIPENLKHALTAGIGLFIAFIGLRLTGIVTKNDANLVGLGDLHSAPVLLALAGLGITIILMSLNINGALFIGMLLTGIIAYFTGQLTFSSGVTSMPGLPEGIIVSNPITAVSDVINYGLYGVVFSFFLVTLFDTTGTLLGVAQQGGFMKDGKLPKAGRALLSDSFSATIGAMFGTTPSTAYIESSAGVAAGGRTGLTTVTVAVLFALAAFFGPLVSAVSGVSAITAPSLIIVGSLMMGSVRHIDWDTFDEAFPAFLVILSMPLTSSISTGIALGFISYPLMKVAKGQFRAVHPLVYLFGILFAYQLVFLPH
- a CDS encoding SDR family oxidoreductase encodes the protein MPQQKNFLTMPAQHQNKQPGIESLMNPLPKFEDPNYKGSEKLKGKNVLITGGDSGIGRAVSIAFAKEGANIAIAYLDEDEDATETKQLVEKEGVNCVLLPGDLSNEQHCKEIVEETAQQLGGLNVLVNNVAQQYPQQGLEYITAEQLEKTFRINIFSYFHVTKAALSHLKQGDVIINTASIVAYEGNETLIDYSATKGAIVAFTRSLSQSLVQKGIRVNGVAPGPIWTPLIPSSFDEKKVSQFGSNVPMQRPGQPYELAPAYVYLASSDSAYVTGQMMHVNGGVIVNG